The following coding sequences lie in one Cyanobacterium sp. Dongsha4 genomic window:
- a CDS encoding NUDIX hydrolase, protein MTNYINPAPTVDIIIELKDHDYRPIVLIERKNEPLGWAIPGGFMDYGESVEETAIREAKEETCLDIELLDLLYVYSDPSRDARKHTLSVVFIAEAVGQPIPADDAKNLAIFPIEKIPSNLCFDHDLILQDYLNYRLNFNSKGICFPTRPLPKIKKSNA, encoded by the coding sequence ATGACAAATTATATAAATCCTGCTCCCACCGTAGATATAATTATTGAATTAAAAGACCATGATTATCGTCCTATCGTTCTAATTGAAAGAAAAAATGAACCTTTAGGGTGGGCAATACCGGGAGGATTTATGGATTATGGAGAGTCAGTGGAAGAAACAGCTATTAGGGAGGCAAAAGAAGAAACTTGTCTTGATATTGAGCTTCTTGATTTGTTATATGTGTATTCTGACCCTTCAAGAGATGCTCGTAAACATACTTTGAGTGTTGTTTTTATTGCTGAAGCAGTGGGGCAACCAATACCTGCCGATGATGCTAAAAATTTAGCTATATTTCCTATTGAGAAAATACCTTCTAATCTCTGTTTTGACCATGATTTGATTCTACAAGACTATCTTAATTATCGTCTCAACTTCAATTCTAAAGGAATCTGTTTTCCTACTCGCCCTTTACCAAAAATTAAAAAAAGTAACGCCTAA
- a CDS encoding CPBP family intramembrane glutamic endopeptidase produces MTESNQPNLDSFTRTQILGFMGITALILLIISQVWQRLGKINLIPVKFNLHDFSMGVLIAIAIIIASSILTRVWEDYRHSAEKYLNLIISPLIFADLIWVGLLPGLSEELLFRGVMLPAFGYDWLALILSSVFFGILHWSEVSSWHYVVWAIIIGFVLGYSAYITGNLLVPIVAHSLTNFVSSLLWKLKHP; encoded by the coding sequence ATGACAGAAAGCAATCAACCAAATTTAGACTCTTTTACTAGGACACAAATATTAGGATTTATGGGCATTACCGCCCTAATTCTCCTCATTATCTCTCAGGTATGGCAACGATTAGGCAAAATAAATCTCATCCCAGTCAAATTTAATCTTCATGACTTTTCCATGGGAGTTTTAATTGCGATCGCAATTATTATTGCTAGTAGTATTTTAACTAGAGTATGGGAAGATTATCGCCACAGTGCCGAAAAATACCTAAATTTAATTATTTCTCCCCTAATTTTTGCCGATTTAATTTGGGTGGGTTTACTCCCCGGATTAAGTGAAGAATTATTATTCAGAGGAGTTATGCTTCCTGCTTTTGGTTATGATTGGTTAGCTTTAATCCTTTCTAGCGTCTTTTTTGGAATTTTACACTGGAGTGAAGTTAGCAGTTGGCATTATGTTGTTTGGGCAATTATTATCGGCTTTGTGTTAGGTTACAGTGCTTATATTACTGGTAATTTATTAGTACCCATTGTCGCTCATAGTTTAACTAATTTTGTTTCTAGTTTACTTTGGAAATTAAAGCATCCTTAA
- a CDS encoding phytoene desaturase family protein, with protein MSRDREIIIIGSGLGGLCCGAILAKYGYDVLVCESHNLAGGCAHGFRYKGFKFDSGPSLYSGLSYSPSSNPLRQVLDIVEEDIEWKNYDNWGCWLPEGYFDIAVGADNFHNLLLQLRGEEAGKQWRKLQEVMKPLGEASMAIPVQAFRYDLGAVLTLFPHFSSMIPNIFSAKKLTGNFGAIMDEVVEDEFIRNWLDLLCFMLSGLPAHGTSAAEMAFMFAEWYRPDVTLDYPVGGSEAIVDALVRGLKKNGGELVLSSHVAEIIIENNQAKGVRLSNHEEIKATKAVISNASIWDTLALIPEGMLDSEYRSKSEKTPMNPSFMHLHLGIDGKDIPDDLPCHHMIVNDWQKGVTAPQNVIAVSIPSLLDSSLAPPGKHSIHVYTPATEPYELWANLNPNSQEYQEMKEMRSQPMWEALARFIPDIKERCEVKLVGTPLTHERFLRRYRGTYGAAWKAGESLFAPATTPIKNLYCCGDSTFPGIGVPAVAASGIMTANTVANVFQQWKFWRG; from the coding sequence ATGAGTAGAGATAGAGAAATAATTATTATTGGGAGTGGTTTGGGGGGTTTATGTTGCGGTGCAATTTTGGCTAAGTATGGCTATGATGTTTTAGTCTGTGAAAGTCATAATTTAGCTGGAGGATGCGCTCACGGTTTCCGCTATAAGGGTTTTAAATTTGATTCAGGTCCTTCTCTTTATTCGGGTTTATCTTATTCTCCATCAAGTAATCCCTTACGGCAAGTTTTAGACATCGTTGAGGAAGATATTGAGTGGAAAAACTACGACAATTGGGGATGTTGGTTGCCAGAGGGCTATTTTGATATTGCAGTGGGTGCGGATAATTTTCATAATCTATTGTTGCAGTTACGGGGAGAAGAAGCAGGAAAACAATGGCGTAAGTTGCAAGAAGTGATGAAACCTTTGGGAGAGGCTTCTATGGCTATTCCTGTTCAAGCCTTTCGTTATGACTTGGGGGCGGTTTTGACTCTTTTTCCACACTTTTCCTCTATGATTCCTAATATATTTTCTGCGAAAAAACTAACAGGTAATTTTGGAGCGATTATGGATGAGGTAGTAGAAGATGAATTTATCCGTAATTGGTTGGATTTACTCTGTTTTATGTTATCTGGCTTACCTGCCCATGGCACTTCGGCGGCGGAAATGGCGTTTATGTTTGCGGAATGGTATCGCCCTGATGTCACTCTTGATTATCCAGTGGGAGGAAGTGAAGCCATTGTCGATGCTTTGGTTAGAGGTTTGAAAAAAAATGGTGGTGAGTTAGTTTTATCTAGCCATGTGGCAGAAATTATTATTGAAAATAATCAAGCGAAAGGGGTGAGATTAAGTAATCATGAAGAAATTAAAGCAACTAAGGCTGTTATTTCTAATGCCTCCATTTGGGATACTTTGGCTCTGATTCCTGAAGGAATGTTGGATTCTGAATATAGAAGCAAAAGCGAAAAAACTCCCATGAATCCTAGTTTCATGCACCTTCATTTAGGGATTGATGGAAAAGATATTCCTGATGACTTACCTTGTCATCACATGATTGTTAATGATTGGCAAAAGGGAGTTACTGCTCCTCAAAATGTAATTGCGGTTTCTATTCCTTCTCTTTTAGATTCTTCTTTAGCACCTCCGGGAAAACACTCTATCCATGTTTATACCCCTGCTACAGAACCCTATGAATTATGGGCAAATTTAAACCCCAATAGTCAAGAATATCAAGAAATGAAAGAGATGCGATCGCAGCCTATGTGGGAAGCCCTAGCCCGATTTATTCCAGATATAAAAGAGCGATGTGAAGTAAAATTAGTGGGTACACCTTTAACCCATGAACGCTTTTTAAGACGTTATCGAGGCACTTATGGCGCCGCATGGAAAGCAGGAGAATCTTTATTTGCCCCTGCCACTACTCCCATAAAAAATCTATATTGCTGTGGTGACTCTACTTTTCCCGGTATTGGTGTCCCCGCCGTTGCCGCCAGTGGTATTATGACGGCTAATACTGTGGCAAATGTTTTCCAACAATGGAAATTTTGGCGTGGGTGA
- a CDS encoding alpha/beta hydrolase: MIFSPISFGKKLTAISLSFLSLGIFNVKTSYSADNIFFVYSPLIASLRVESLEKFAKDGTVNQNLGFYLNLARVDAQQKAEFRRALTTPVKVDPVLLSRILNTDEAERLLNYFGSVINIRGGSNGKFLLRGALIKSAMEEDGLTLLNVLRNLAVDIQINIPRILNYSEQINLVVNGSDLFVNEVARLGEKEAELSEPVDFSKLTDIRQLGAFSVTNSRLNLFDATRNRELYVEIFQPAELKGENIPVVIFSHGLSSRPEDFSRWATHLASYGYVVVLPQHPGSDIQQTEDFLAGLSRQIFRLNEFIDRPLDITFVLNELTRLNNQQFGGKLNLESVGVGGHSFGGYTALAVAGAKINFQQLERSCNLEIGNLNTALLLQCRALQLPRKDYNFRDERVKAVFTINPVNASIFGIDGLNNIDIPMFVAAGSYDPATPFVFEQARTFPFLTDQNVYLQLQEGQAHVDFSQLDAGITDLIETVGNLTLPSPYLLDEYTNSMMLAFFQVHLRNEEDYRVFLQSSYAQYLSQGQEFKTFLITSQFLPELRDKYEQFLMDNYDLIFR; the protein is encoded by the coding sequence ATGATTTTCTCTCCGATTTCGTTTGGGAAAAAATTAACTGCCATTAGTCTGAGTTTTTTGTCTTTAGGTATCTTTAACGTTAAAACTAGCTATTCTGCTGACAATATCTTTTTTGTTTATAGTCCATTAATTGCTTCTTTGAGAGTAGAATCTTTAGAAAAGTTTGCAAAAGATGGAACTGTTAATCAAAATTTGGGTTTTTATCTAAATTTAGCAAGGGTAGATGCACAACAAAAAGCCGAGTTTAGAAGAGCGTTAACTACTCCTGTCAAAGTTGACCCTGTTTTATTATCTCGTATTCTGAACACAGATGAAGCCGAAAGATTGCTTAATTATTTTGGCTCAGTTATTAATATCCGAGGAGGAAGTAACGGAAAATTTTTGTTACGAGGGGCTTTAATCAAATCCGCAATGGAAGAAGATGGTTTAACCCTCTTAAATGTCTTGCGTAATTTAGCTGTTGATATTCAAATTAATATTCCCCGAATTTTAAACTACAGTGAGCAAATTAACTTAGTAGTTAATGGTAGTGATTTGTTTGTCAATGAGGTAGCAAGATTAGGAGAGAAAGAAGCTGAATTATCTGAACCTGTTGACTTTAGTAAATTGACAGATATTCGCCAACTAGGGGCATTTTCTGTGACTAATTCCCGTTTAAACCTTTTTGATGCTACCAGAAATAGAGAACTATATGTAGAAATTTTCCAACCAGCAGAATTAAAAGGTGAAAATATCCCTGTAGTTATTTTTTCTCACGGGTTAAGTTCTCGCCCTGAAGATTTTAGCCGATGGGCAACTCATTTGGCTTCTTATGGTTATGTGGTGGTTTTACCTCAACATCCGGGCAGTGATATACAGCAAACAGAAGATTTCTTGGCTGGTTTATCTCGTCAGATATTTCGTCTCAATGAATTTATCGATCGCCCCTTAGATATTACGTTTGTATTAAATGAATTAACTCGTTTAAATAATCAGCAATTTGGTGGAAAACTAAATCTCGAAAGCGTAGGAGTAGGGGGGCATTCTTTTGGAGGTTATACTGCTTTGGCTGTGGCAGGAGCAAAAATTAATTTTCAACAATTAGAGCGTAGTTGTAATTTAGAGATTGGCAATCTTAACACTGCTCTTTTACTGCAATGTCGTGCTTTACAACTGCCTAGAAAAGATTATAATTTCCGAGATGAAAGGGTAAAAGCAGTATTCACGATTAACCCTGTTAATGCTTCTATTTTTGGCATTGATGGATTGAATAATATTGATATTCCCATGTTTGTAGCCGCAGGTAGCTATGATCCCGCAACTCCCTTTGTTTTTGAACAGGCAAGGACATTTCCTTTTTTAACAGATCAAAATGTTTATTTACAACTACAAGAAGGACAAGCCCATGTAGATTTTTCCCAACTCGATGCAGGTATTACAGACTTAATCGAAACGGTGGGAAATTTAACTCTACCTTCTCCTTACTTATTAGATGAATATACTAACTCCATGATGTTAGCTTTCTTCCAAGTACATTTAAGAAACGAAGAAGATTATCGAGTCTTTTTACAGTCTAGTTATGCTCAATATTTAAGTCAAGGACAGGAGTTTAAAACCTTTTTAATTACATCTCAATTTTTACCCGAGTTGAGGGATAAATACGAACAATTTTTGATGGACAATTATGACCTTATTTTCCGTTAA